In one Rhodohalobacter sp. 614A genomic region, the following are encoded:
- a CDS encoding EamA family transporter produces MVGWIYIILCVLSSILIAHFFKVTEQQKLSTLRVITVNYLIAFPTAFLIYERQERTHTFSSDLIFPMFLAVFVGIIFIYNFFVYSKSVDQNGLGISVAAMRVSLIIPVLLSTLWYLELLTWVQWIGLILVFVVLYLLLPNKESLFDRNTSSGWMLPVLFIMTGIGDASLKVYEREFSELLSKGEFMGIVFFTAFLIGISTVIIKREWNFTKKEFLIGACVGIPNLLAATFLIEALERMNGAIVFSAVNVLTVLGGTLVGVVFWKDRFTKLQWTGILLTIISILLLF; encoded by the coding sequence ATGGTCGGGTGGATTTACATTATTCTATGCGTCCTGTCGTCTATCCTGATTGCTCATTTTTTTAAAGTAACAGAGCAACAAAAATTAAGCACGCTTAGGGTCATTACAGTTAATTATCTGATTGCGTTTCCAACAGCATTTCTGATTTATGAGCGCCAGGAGAGAACTCATACATTTTCGTCAGATTTAATTTTCCCGATGTTTTTGGCAGTATTTGTTGGGATTATCTTCATCTACAATTTTTTTGTTTACAGTAAATCGGTGGATCAGAATGGGTTGGGAATCAGTGTTGCGGCAATGAGAGTTTCACTGATCATCCCGGTATTGCTTTCCACGTTGTGGTATCTCGAACTGTTAACATGGGTTCAATGGATTGGGTTGATACTCGTGTTCGTTGTTCTCTACCTGCTTTTGCCGAACAAGGAATCCCTGTTTGATAGGAATACAAGTTCCGGCTGGATGCTCCCGGTATTATTCATCATGACCGGAATTGGGGATGCTTCCCTGAAAGTTTATGAACGCGAGTTTTCGGAACTTCTCTCAAAAGGGGAGTTCATGGGCATTGTCTTTTTTACTGCTTTTCTGATTGGAATTTCCACGGTGATTATCAAACGAGAATGGAATTTCACAAAGAAAGAATTTCTGATTGGCGCATGTGTCGGAATCCCGAATTTACTGGCAGCCACTTTTTTGATTGAAGCCCTGGAGAGAATGAACGGGGCGATCGTTTTTAGTGCTGTAAATGTGTTAACGGTTCTTGGCGGAACTCTGGTTGGTGTGGTGTTCTGGAAGGATCGATTCACAAAAT
- a CDS encoding SH3 domain-containing protein: protein MKRILILIACLLITSSCSSSRWVVTDQNSVNLDKEPVILSEEHILLLQDEPSVENPVMSFATYKVVEKEYERRVRVERSVQNYKPQWKFLILGLTGATFAAVAGNTDLILPSLSVGQQIAFNVTAAILAGLSFTNMEPVGEPIHTGESRLQRRSGTEIITDTLRTDSVNEDLNINLEINYEGQNVFSESDIVISDGTFDINLVSFLDYIDDDIDSNSSIEVKLAYNGFQTSQTVPVTDFLAPFVTITRPVAIIRNAPTVSELNVVTEVGNGSSLELIEVYSEDWYRVRFGGSEVFVSQSAGEIEWMSETESGSPDIFEFAEIPFGEIDVENSVPVLRQNNPNDRAVILTNGFTSSSEPRQYLARDHDLFRFYMRYALQMNPDQIHEIQIDSTGNWQDSLSTVSPMDSTGTLIVYLSGSAFIDDSSNIYLDQNNALNHDSQLETTVRELFERINPSSAVLFADLEFGTVNGANNQNNSRNAQTALQKFSNSLLRRIPNSAIIFSNRPGQHSSLFISSGTENKRHHIFNYYLADALKRRNTEISQIVRHLENNVDYTARRLHDRPQEIQAFGNFTIDLSE, encoded by the coding sequence ATGAAACGGATTCTTATCCTCATAGCATGCTTGTTGATTACAAGCTCCTGCTCCTCAAGCAGATGGGTTGTGACGGATCAAAACTCTGTGAACCTGGATAAAGAACCCGTCATTTTAAGTGAAGAACATATTTTGCTGCTGCAAGACGAACCTTCTGTAGAGAATCCGGTGATGAGTTTTGCGACTTACAAAGTGGTTGAAAAGGAGTACGAAAGAAGAGTGAGGGTGGAGCGGAGTGTCCAAAATTATAAACCTCAATGGAAATTTTTAATTCTTGGGTTGACCGGAGCCACCTTTGCGGCTGTTGCGGGAAATACAGACCTGATTCTCCCTTCCTTGTCCGTTGGTCAGCAGATTGCATTTAATGTTACTGCAGCTATTCTTGCTGGCCTGTCATTTACAAATATGGAGCCGGTCGGCGAGCCGATTCATACAGGTGAATCCCGTCTGCAGCGGAGAAGCGGTACAGAAATTATAACGGATACGCTGAGAACAGATTCGGTTAATGAAGATTTAAACATCAACCTGGAGATTAATTATGAAGGCCAAAATGTGTTTTCTGAATCAGATATCGTGATTTCTGATGGAACCTTTGATATCAACCTGGTGTCGTTTCTCGATTATATTGATGACGATATCGATTCCAATTCATCCATTGAAGTAAAACTCGCTTACAATGGATTTCAAACGTCTCAAACCGTTCCGGTTACAGATTTTCTTGCGCCATTTGTAACCATCACCAGGCCCGTTGCCATTATTCGAAATGCTCCCACAGTGAGCGAATTAAATGTGGTTACAGAAGTGGGAAATGGAAGTTCATTAGAATTAATTGAGGTTTATTCTGAAGATTGGTACCGCGTTCGGTTTGGAGGTTCAGAGGTATTTGTTTCGCAAAGTGCCGGTGAAATAGAATGGATGTCGGAAACAGAATCAGGCTCACCGGATATCTTCGAGTTTGCCGAAATACCTTTTGGTGAGATTGATGTCGAAAATTCCGTACCCGTTCTTCGCCAAAATAATCCGAATGACAGAGCTGTAATTCTCACAAATGGTTTTACAAGTTCTTCGGAGCCGCGCCAATACCTGGCACGTGATCATGATCTGTTTCGGTTTTATATGAGATATGCTCTGCAAATGAATCCAGATCAAATTCATGAAATTCAGATCGATTCAACCGGAAACTGGCAAGACAGTTTGTCCACAGTTTCCCCAATGGATTCTACCGGAACGCTGATCGTTTATCTTTCCGGTTCCGCTTTTATTGATGATTCCAGCAACATTTACCTGGATCAAAACAATGCCCTCAATCATGATTCACAACTCGAAACGACAGTACGGGAATTATTCGAACGAATCAATCCATCTTCAGCCGTTCTGTTCGCTGATCTGGAATTTGGTACTGTCAATGGTGCAAACAATCAGAATAATAGCCGCAATGCACAAACTGCATTGCAAAAATTCTCAAACAGCCTGTTGAGAAGAATTCCGAATTCAGCCATTATTTTCAGTAATCGTCCGGGACAGCATTCATCGCTTTTTATTAGCAGCGGAACGGAAAATAAACGCCACCACATTTTCAATTACTATTTGGCAGATGCTTTAAAAAGAAGAAATACAGAGATTTCACAAATTGTCCGGCATCTCGAAAATAATGTAGACTACACAGCCCGGCGATTGCATGATCGTCCGCAGGAAATACAAGCTTTTGGTAATTTTACGATCGACCTTTCAGAATAA
- a CDS encoding NUDIX domain-containing protein: MVKKKLIDLYPYRVKEDNAEYLLLKRAKGQLYDGQWRMIGGKVEEGETYWEAALRELYEETRLKPVTFWTIPSLNKFYEHHTDEILTIPAFAAQIEDSASPVLDKEHSVAQWFNIEKAIEVIPWPEQRRLLKLVHDIITSNQILDDWLVSLN; this comes from the coding sequence ATGGTTAAAAAAAAACTCATTGACCTCTATCCCTACAGGGTAAAAGAGGACAATGCCGAATATTTGCTGTTAAAACGTGCAAAAGGTCAGCTGTACGATGGCCAGTGGCGAATGATCGGTGGTAAAGTGGAGGAGGGCGAAACATATTGGGAAGCAGCTCTTCGGGAACTTTATGAAGAGACTCGCTTAAAACCTGTTACGTTCTGGACGATTCCCAGTCTCAACAAATTTTACGAACATCATACAGACGAAATTTTAACCATCCCGGCATTTGCTGCCCAAATTGAGGATTCAGCTTCGCCGGTTTTGGATAAAGAACACAGCGTTGCACAATGGTTTAATATTGAAAAAGCCATTGAAGTCATACCATGGCCGGAACAACGCCGTTTGTTAAAACTCGTGCACGACATTATAACTTCCAATCAAATTTTAGACGATTGGCTCGTATCACTAAACTGA
- a CDS encoding UDP-glucuronic acid decarboxylase family protein produces MNKRVLITGGAGFLGSHLCDRYHNDGWDVICMDNLITGAESNIAHLFGSDRFKFIKHDVTNYLYVDGPIDLILHFASPASPIDYLEMPIQTLKVGSLGTHKALGLARAKKSKFLLASTSEVYGDPLEHPQKETYWGHVNPTGLRGVYDEAKRFAEAMTMAYHRYHKIETRIVRIFNTYGSRMRLKDGRALPTFFRQALRNKPLTVFGDGSQTRSFTYVDDLIEGIYRLAESDEVEPVNIGNPEEVTILDFAKEIIKITGSKSEIEFRELPEDDPQVRQPDISKAKRVLDWGPLTSRSEGLRKTMDYFKEQVLKNG; encoded by the coding sequence TTGAATAAACGAGTTCTAATTACAGGCGGCGCAGGGTTTCTTGGTTCGCATTTATGTGACAGATATCATAATGACGGCTGGGATGTAATTTGCATGGATAATCTTATTACCGGTGCGGAGAGCAACATCGCTCACCTTTTTGGAAGCGACCGGTTTAAGTTTATCAAGCACGATGTCACCAATTACCTGTACGTAGACGGGCCTATCGATTTAATTCTGCACTTTGCATCTCCGGCATCACCCATTGATTACCTTGAAATGCCCATTCAAACCCTCAAAGTGGGCTCGCTTGGAACGCATAAAGCATTAGGGCTTGCGAGGGCTAAAAAGTCCAAATTTCTGCTTGCATCAACAAGTGAAGTGTATGGAGATCCGCTCGAACATCCCCAAAAAGAGACTTATTGGGGGCATGTCAATCCAACCGGTCTGCGCGGCGTATACGATGAAGCCAAACGTTTTGCCGAGGCTATGACCATGGCCTATCATCGTTATCACAAAATAGAAACCCGAATTGTGAGGATTTTTAACACTTACGGTTCCCGGATGAGACTCAAAGACGGCCGTGCTTTACCTACATTTTTTCGTCAGGCGCTCAGAAATAAGCCGCTCACTGTTTTTGGAGATGGAAGCCAAACGCGGTCTTTTACTTATGTAGATGATTTGATTGAAGGCATTTATCGCCTCGCCGAAAGTGACGAAGTAGAACCGGTAAACATTGGCAATCCGGAAGAAGTAACGATTCTCGATTTTGCCAAAGAGATTATAAAAATTACCGGGAGCAAAAGTGAGATTGAATTCAGAGAGCTTCCCGAAGATGACCCACAGGTAAGGCAGCCGGATATCTCCAAAGCAAAAAGAGTTTTGGATTGGGGGCCATTAACCAGCAGGAGTGAAGGACTGAGAAAAACAATGGACTATTTTAAGGAACAGGTCTTAAAAAATGGTTAA
- a CDS encoding UDP-glucose dehydrogenase family protein — MKIGVIGTGYVGLVTGTCFADSGNDVMCVDIDERKVQRMQKGEVPIYEPGLNRVFDRAIREKRLTFTTQLEDAFKESEIIFLCLPTPPGANGQADLSFVLKVADDLGDLFNKYPDYKVIVNKSTVPVGTADKVHEKIASKTDADFDVVSNPEFLREGAAVEDFMKPERVVVGTRSQKAADLMTALYEPFVRSGNPIIIMDERSSELTKYAANAMLATKITFMNEIANVCEKVGADVDNVRRGIGTDTRIGKRFLFAGIGYGGSCFPKDVQAIHHTAGEFGYDFKILDSVMKVNESQKTSIVEKMKLFYNGNLEGKTVGIWGLSFKPETDDIREAPSLYITDQLAKMGVKMKAYDPEAIETFRVASSEETLANMEFMNDRDTVIEDVDALIICTEWNEFRRPDLSRFAEVMKEPVIFDGRNLYDLKRAEEAGLTYISVGRPSVNIKQTIPS; from the coding sequence ATGAAGATTGGAGTAATTGGTACCGGCTATGTTGGTCTTGTAACGGGCACATGTTTTGCAGATAGTGGCAATGACGTAATGTGCGTGGATATCGATGAAAGAAAAGTTCAACGAATGCAAAAAGGAGAAGTGCCGATTTACGAACCCGGCCTGAATCGTGTTTTCGATCGTGCCATTCGTGAAAAGAGGCTCACCTTTACAACTCAACTTGAAGATGCATTTAAAGAATCAGAAATCATTTTTCTCTGCCTTCCCACGCCTCCCGGGGCAAATGGCCAGGCAGATCTGAGCTTTGTTTTAAAAGTAGCTGACGATCTGGGTGATCTTTTTAATAAATACCCCGACTACAAAGTAATTGTGAATAAAAGTACGGTTCCTGTAGGAACGGCTGACAAAGTTCACGAAAAAATTGCATCCAAAACGGATGCCGACTTTGACGTGGTTTCCAATCCGGAATTTCTCAGAGAAGGCGCTGCTGTAGAAGATTTTATGAAGCCGGAAAGGGTTGTAGTAGGAACCCGAAGCCAAAAAGCGGCAGATCTTATGACGGCACTTTACGAGCCGTTTGTGCGAAGTGGCAATCCTATCATCATTATGGATGAACGAAGCTCCGAGCTGACCAAATACGCAGCCAATGCCATGCTTGCCACAAAAATTACATTTATGAATGAAATCGCAAATGTATGCGAGAAAGTTGGTGCGGATGTGGATAATGTCCGGCGTGGAATTGGTACAGATACCAGGATCGGTAAGCGTTTTCTCTTTGCTGGCATTGGTTACGGCGGAAGCTGTTTCCCGAAAGATGTTCAGGCAATTCATCACACAGCGGGTGAATTTGGTTACGATTTTAAGATTCTTGATTCAGTGATGAAAGTGAATGAATCTCAAAAAACGTCCATTGTCGAGAAAATGAAACTCTTCTATAATGGAAATTTAGAAGGAAAAACCGTAGGAATTTGGGGACTGTCATTCAAACCCGAAACGGATGATATTCGCGAAGCTCCCTCTCTGTATATTACGGATCAGCTCGCCAAAATGGGTGTAAAAATGAAAGCTTATGATCCGGAAGCCATCGAAACTTTCCGAGTGGCATCGTCTGAGGAAACGTTGGCGAATATGGAATTCATGAATGATCGCGACACGGTGATCGAAGATGTTGACGCGCTGATTATCTGTACTGAATGGAATGAATTCAGGCGTCCCGACCTGTCACGGTTTGCAGAAGTAATGAAAGAGCCGGTCATTTTTGACGGACGTAATCTTTACGATCTGAAAAGGGCTGAGGAAGCCGGCTTGACGTATATTAGTGTAGGCCGCCCAAGTGTCAATATAAAGCAAACGATTCCTTCATAA
- the greA gene encoding transcription elongation factor GreA: MRKNYLSKEGYEKLDEELRDLKTRGRKEIAQEIAEARAKGDLSENAEYDAAKEAQGHLEKKIAELENTLATAQIINKDDINTSKAYLLSTVTILNKKTDKKMKYTLVSKDEANFKEGKISVDSPIGKAILGTEVGEKVSVDVPAGTLELEILNIER; the protein is encoded by the coding sequence ATGAGAAAAAACTATCTATCTAAAGAAGGATACGAAAAGTTAGATGAGGAGTTAAGAGACCTGAAAACAAGGGGCAGAAAAGAAATTGCACAGGAAATTGCCGAAGCAAGGGCAAAGGGTGACCTGAGTGAAAATGCTGAATATGATGCAGCAAAGGAAGCCCAGGGACATCTTGAAAAGAAAATTGCCGAACTTGAGAATACACTTGCCACCGCGCAAATTATTAATAAAGATGATATTAATACATCAAAGGCATATCTCTTGTCTACAGTTACAATCTTAAATAAGAAAACCGACAAGAAGATGAAATATACCCTGGTTTCAAAAGACGAAGCCAACTTTAAAGAGGGTAAAATTTCTGTGGATTCGCCAATCGGAAAAGCTATTCTCGGAACTGAAGTAGGAGAAAAGGTTTCCGTAGATGTACCCGCAGGAACTCTTGAACTTGAAATATTAAATATTGAGCGTTAA
- a CDS encoding DoxX family protein, protein MLNSPRLNEIVSPDVAVLLLRIGAACLIMTHGIPKLMRILEGNFGFGDPLGIGPTTSLFLVTFAEAICAFFVLIGLWTRLALIPLIINMIVVVFVAHGSDPFSQKEKGVLFLVMFIVLFLTGAGKYSVDKTFNKRSRGYR, encoded by the coding sequence ATGCTGAATTCCCCTCGACTGAATGAAATTGTGAGCCCCGACGTAGCTGTTCTGTTGCTCAGAATTGGAGCGGCCTGTCTTATCATGACTCACGGAATCCCTAAACTTATGAGAATACTGGAAGGAAACTTCGGTTTTGGTGATCCCTTAGGCATTGGCCCAACCACCTCTCTCTTCCTTGTTACCTTTGCCGAAGCTATCTGTGCTTTTTTTGTTTTGATAGGATTGTGGACACGCCTGGCTTTAATTCCACTCATCATAAATATGATCGTAGTGGTATTTGTTGCCCACGGTAGCGACCCTTTCAGCCAAAAAGAGAAAGGTGTTCTTTTTCTGGTAATGTTTATCGTTCTGTTTTTGACAGGTGCGGGTAAATATTCTGTCGACAAAACGTTCAATAAGAGATCGAGAGGGTATAGATAA
- a CDS encoding sulfatase family protein has product MKRFSTLLLLASLSLIFNSFASAQQTPKNVIFILSDDHRYDYMGFHPNSPDFLETPAMDRMAEEGAHLANAFVSTSLCSPSRASILTGQYTFRHRVVDNTNTLPEGTSLVSTAMKDAGYQTAFFGKWHIGGESDDPKPGFDRWVSFRGQGVYYNPTLNVDGERDQYEGYVTDILTDLTLDWLDEIDRDQPFFAYLSHKAVHAEFEPAERHEGMYADSYIPMPQSMKNIERNYEGKPDWVREQRYSWHGVDYMYHNRDDHPQSLEDLIVRYSESLMGVDESIARVLDYLEENGLAEETLVLYMGDNGFMLGEHGLIDKRQAYEESMRVPLLAWAPGFIEPGTVIEENIMNIDMTPTFLDIADGSMPEDHVVDGQSFLPILAGNTPDDWRSTFVYQYFWEDAFPQTPTVYAIRGDRYKYIYYHGLWDKNEFYDLETDPQEMYNLIDAPEHQERIQEMKSEMFRTFSENDASDVRFRPPGLFRANEKKIHVKQ; this is encoded by the coding sequence ATGAAACGGTTCAGCACTCTCTTATTGCTCGCGTCTCTTTCTTTGATTTTTAATTCATTTGCATCCGCACAACAAACCCCAAAGAATGTCATTTTTATACTGAGTGACGATCACCGGTATGATTACATGGGCTTTCATCCCAATAGCCCGGACTTTCTGGAAACTCCTGCTATGGACAGGATGGCTGAAGAGGGAGCACATCTTGCCAACGCATTTGTCAGTACTTCGCTTTGTTCACCAAGCCGGGCGTCTATTCTTACGGGGCAGTATACATTTCGTCATCGCGTTGTGGATAATACCAACACGCTTCCGGAAGGTACGTCATTGGTTTCAACAGCGATGAAAGATGCAGGATATCAAACCGCATTTTTTGGAAAGTGGCATATCGGCGGTGAAAGTGATGATCCCAAACCCGGATTTGACCGATGGGTGAGTTTTCGCGGACAGGGAGTTTACTACAACCCCACATTGAACGTGGATGGTGAGAGGGATCAATACGAAGGATATGTAACGGATATTCTCACCGATCTTACTCTTGACTGGTTGGACGAAATTGATCGTGATCAACCGTTTTTTGCTTATCTGTCGCATAAAGCAGTCCATGCAGAATTCGAACCGGCCGAACGTCATGAGGGTATGTACGCAGATTCTTATATCCCCATGCCGCAGTCTATGAAGAATATTGAGCGGAATTATGAAGGAAAACCGGATTGGGTTCGGGAACAGCGCTACAGTTGGCACGGTGTGGATTATATGTATCATAATCGGGATGATCACCCGCAGAGCCTGGAAGATTTGATCGTTCGATACAGCGAATCGCTAATGGGTGTGGACGAAAGCATTGCAAGAGTTCTTGATTACTTGGAAGAAAATGGCCTGGCAGAAGAAACCCTGGTTCTTTACATGGGAGATAATGGTTTTATGCTTGGAGAACACGGTTTGATTGACAAGCGCCAGGCGTATGAAGAGTCCATGCGCGTACCCTTGTTGGCATGGGCCCCGGGTTTTATTGAACCGGGAACCGTTATTGAGGAGAATATTATGAATATCGACATGACTCCCACCTTTTTGGATATTGCCGACGGCTCCATGCCTGAAGATCATGTGGTTGATGGCCAGTCGTTTCTGCCAATTTTAGCCGGAAATACTCCGGATGACTGGCGATCAACATTTGTATATCAATACTTTTGGGAGGATGCTTTTCCACAAACACCCACGGTTTATGCCATCCGTGGAGATCGGTACAAGTATATTTACTATCACGGATTGTGGGATAAAAATGAGTTCTACGATCTGGAAACGGATCCTCAGGAAATGTACAATTTGATTGATGCTCCTGAGCACCAGGAACGGATTCAGGAAATGAAATCTGAAATGTTCAGGACTTTCTCCGAAAACGATGCATCAGATGTTCGGTTCCGCCCACCCGGCCTTTTTAGAGCCAATGAAAAGAAAATTCACGTCAAACAATGA
- a CDS encoding 3-keto-disaccharide hydrolase produces the protein MKTAITSTTIFLSILFLMLGMVSISCAQDQEMEPADTEFYEPEPPVISAGENTSIDAPSDAIILFDGTDLSNWESVNGGEAEWDIEEDGAMTVVPGTGNIQTKESFGDVQLYIEWRSPMNMEHKGQNRGNSGVFLQKIYELQVLDAHENPTYINGMAGSIYKQTSPLANPTRKPGEWETYNISYKAPRFNEDGSMKEPARITVIWNGVVVQNNTEIYGHTPYIGYPEYNKHGKAPIMLQDHNSKVSYRNIWIRPLDNDQFSIKDHLE, from the coding sequence ATGAAAACAGCAATAACATCAACAACTATATTTCTAAGTATACTTTTTTTGATGCTGGGGATGGTGTCCATATCATGTGCACAGGATCAGGAAATGGAACCAGCTGACACCGAATTTTACGAGCCCGAACCACCTGTTATTAGCGCAGGTGAGAATACCTCAATCGATGCCCCGTCTGATGCGATTATTCTTTTCGATGGAACCGATTTGAGTAACTGGGAATCGGTAAATGGTGGAGAAGCAGAATGGGACATCGAAGAAGACGGAGCGATGACTGTTGTTCCGGGAACGGGCAATATTCAAACCAAAGAATCCTTCGGGGATGTTCAACTCTATATTGAATGGAGATCTCCGATGAATATGGAACACAAGGGACAGAATCGGGGAAACAGCGGCGTTTTTCTTCAGAAGATCTATGAATTGCAGGTTTTGGATGCTCATGAAAATCCTACCTATATCAATGGAATGGCCGGAAGTATTTACAAGCAGACCTCTCCGTTGGCAAACCCGACCAGGAAGCCGGGTGAGTGGGAAACTTATAATATTTCCTACAAAGCACCACGGTTTAATGAAGATGGATCCATGAAAGAACCGGCGCGAATTACGGTTATTTGGAACGGCGTGGTGGTTCAGAATAATACCGAGATTTATGGTCATACTCCCTACATTGGCTATCCCGAATATAATAAGCATGGCAAAGCACCTATAATGCTGCAAGATCATAATTCAAAAGTGAGCTATCGAAATATCTGGATTCGTCCGCTGGACAACGATCAATTCAGTATTAAAGATCATCTTGAATAA
- a CDS encoding Gfo/Idh/MocA family protein, translating to MTKFTRRQFIRTSGSVIAGATVAPLAGLKNLTVAPSDTVNVALIGCRSMGFGDLENALRIDGVHCIGLCDVDRNVLEDRAADIEEMTGERPQLYGDYRELLENSDLDAVIVGTPDHWHCLITVHALQAGKHVYVEKPLANSIAEVDIMKKAANHYGKVVQVGQQQRSGEHWQKVVEVVQSGRLGKIRDVNLWGNFGYGAGAQPVDNSSVPQGVDYDMWLGPAPDRAFNQNRFHGSWRYYWAYGGGVQTDWGVHLLDIALWAMNVDGAPNSVHSIGGIFSGLNRSMEVADTQTTTYAFNDYNMTWKHTGGLEMGPYNRHYGIAFVGNDGTLVVNREGWEIIPVMDQDDHPRIEPVPFQEGDSSYHDVHAHNWIESIRGNETPNTPIEAGHLAASYAHWGNLSYLTGDTLKWGRDGKLVDEHEYADIIKPDYRSPWTFPSV from the coding sequence ATGACCAAATTTACAAGACGTCAGTTTATACGAACCTCCGGCAGTGTGATTGCGGGTGCCACCGTTGCTCCCCTGGCAGGACTAAAAAATTTGACCGTTGCTCCATCCGACACCGTAAACGTTGCGCTGATCGGTTGCCGATCGATGGGATTTGGAGATCTTGAAAATGCACTGAGGATAGATGGCGTGCATTGTATCGGGCTTTGTGATGTGGATCGGAATGTACTTGAAGACAGGGCTGCTGATATTGAAGAGATGACAGGCGAGCGACCTCAGCTGTATGGAGATTATCGGGAATTACTCGAAAACAGTGATTTGGATGCAGTTATTGTCGGAACTCCTGACCACTGGCACTGCCTGATAACAGTACATGCATTGCAAGCCGGCAAACATGTTTACGTCGAGAAACCGCTTGCCAATTCCATCGCTGAAGTTGATATCATGAAAAAAGCTGCGAACCACTATGGAAAAGTAGTGCAGGTTGGCCAGCAACAACGAAGCGGAGAGCATTGGCAAAAAGTGGTTGAGGTCGTTCAATCGGGGCGTCTTGGAAAGATTCGTGATGTAAATCTTTGGGGCAATTTTGGATATGGAGCCGGCGCACAACCTGTTGACAACAGCTCCGTTCCACAGGGTGTAGATTACGATATGTGGTTAGGACCGGCTCCTGATCGTGCCTTCAATCAAAATCGATTCCACGGGTCGTGGCGGTACTATTGGGCATACGGCGGTGGCGTTCAAACCGATTGGGGTGTTCACCTTCTGGATATCGCTCTTTGGGCAATGAATGTTGATGGCGCTCCCAACTCCGTTCACTCTATTGGGGGTATCTTTTCCGGTTTAAACCGATCCATGGAAGTGGCTGATACGCAAACTACCACCTATGCTTTCAACGATTATAATATGACCTGGAAACATACCGGTGGTTTGGAAATGGGCCCTTATAACCGCCACTATGGAATCGCATTTGTTGGAAACGACGGAACTTTAGTTGTGAATCGGGAAGGATGGGAAATTATTCCCGTGATGGATCAGGATGATCATCCAAGAATTGAACCCGTTCCGTTCCAGGAAGGGGATTCGTCTTATCATGATGTGCATGCCCATAACTGGATCGAAAGCATTCGCGGAAATGAGACTCCAAATACACCGATTGAGGCGGGGCATCTGGCTGCTTCCTATGCGCATTGGGGAAATCTTTCCTATCTCACCGGCGATACCCTGAAATGGGGGCGTGATGGAAAATTGGTTGATGAACACGAATATGCAGATATCATCAAACCGGATTATAGAAGTCCCTGGACATTTCCGAGCGTGTAA